The Cellulophaga sp. L1A9 genome window below encodes:
- a CDS encoding type II toxin-antitoxin system RelE/ParE family toxin encodes MVLKIIWSEFAETQLDEIYEYYEKKASPRIAKKLLKGIINEPKKLIKTPQIGQEEELLKQREIHYRYLVYKNYKLIYSVDTENGFIKIADVFDTRQNPPKLKRTK; translated from the coding sequence ATGGTCTTGAAAATTATTTGGTCTGAATTCGCTGAAACTCAACTTGACGAAATCTACGAATATTACGAAAAGAAAGCAAGTCCTAGAATTGCAAAAAAACTTCTGAAAGGAATTATCAACGAACCAAAAAAGTTGATAAAGACACCTCAAATTGGACAAGAAGAGGAATTACTAAAACAAAGAGAAATTCATTATAGATATTTAGTTTACAAAAACTACAAACTGATTTATTCTGTTGATACGGAAAACGGATTTATAAAAATTGCTGACGTTTTTGATACTCGACAGAATCCACCGAAACTCAAACGGACAAAATAA
- a CDS encoding IS1182 family transposase has translation MQGKKTYQEKLFNSFRLSERVPQDNFYRLLKGVLDLNFLYVQTKSYYGGSGQKSIDPVVFFKLCLVGYLENIISDRKLIQHCSMRLDILYFIDYDLDEELPWHSTISRTRQLFPESVFEEVFTKVLSMCIEKGMVSGHTQAIDSAPIKANASMDTLELKVPEEDLQAHLRKVRVFSSMDKETPHRKSKDDKSDRGQRIVTASKKELGAIQSRNKKWSTDQDQRPGSGNKGSKYTSNKTHYSPTDPDARISVKPGKARKLNYLSQLSVDTASHVITDIRAYHADGKDNQQLPDIVERLHKRLWQQGLFWENCVADTGYSSGENYAYLEQKGLRSFIPPHGTYKGGPDGFIYNREEDYYQCPQGKIIPFTKAFNDYRTGTKKKEYRARKHVCVACPMRSSCLGKSAQEKKFSVTYYRAEYERNNARVHSPQGRYMKGKRQSTVEPVFGTLTQFMGLRKINTLGLKQANKVMHLSAIAYNLKTCLPAGRST, from the coding sequence ATGCAAGGCAAAAAAACATATCAAGAAAAGCTTTTTAATAGTTTTCGCTTAAGCGAACGAGTTCCTCAAGACAATTTTTATCGTTTATTAAAAGGTGTATTAGATTTAAATTTTCTCTATGTTCAAACCAAGAGTTACTATGGCGGCAGTGGCCAGAAGAGTATAGATCCGGTAGTGTTCTTCAAGTTGTGTTTGGTTGGTTATTTAGAGAATATTATCAGTGACCGTAAATTAATACAGCATTGTTCTATGCGATTAGATATTCTCTATTTCATTGATTACGATTTAGACGAGGAGCTTCCTTGGCACAGTACGATAAGTAGGACTCGTCAGTTGTTTCCTGAGTCAGTATTTGAAGAAGTTTTCACTAAAGTACTTAGTATGTGTATAGAAAAGGGCATGGTAAGTGGTCATACCCAAGCTATTGATTCTGCCCCAATAAAAGCGAATGCAAGTATGGATACTTTGGAGCTTAAAGTACCTGAAGAAGATTTGCAAGCACATTTACGAAAGGTTCGTGTGTTTAGTTCTATGGACAAAGAAACACCGCACCGTAAAAGCAAAGACGATAAGTCAGATAGAGGTCAGCGTATCGTTACAGCGAGCAAGAAAGAACTAGGTGCTATCCAAAGCAGAAATAAGAAATGGAGTACAGATCAAGACCAACGACCAGGGTCAGGAAACAAAGGCTCGAAGTATACCAGTAATAAAACCCATTATAGTCCTACTGATCCAGATGCTCGGATTAGTGTAAAGCCTGGCAAGGCTCGGAAGCTAAATTACTTGAGTCAGTTAAGTGTGGATACGGCTAGTCATGTCATCACCGACATTCGGGCGTATCATGCTGATGGAAAAGACAATCAACAATTACCAGATATAGTAGAACGTTTACATAAGCGTTTGTGGCAACAGGGTCTGTTTTGGGAAAATTGTGTTGCGGACACTGGCTACAGTAGTGGCGAGAACTATGCTTATTTAGAGCAGAAAGGACTTAGAAGTTTTATTCCTCCACATGGGACCTATAAAGGTGGTCCGGATGGTTTTATTTATAATAGAGAAGAAGATTATTATCAGTGTCCACAAGGAAAGATTATCCCCTTTACTAAAGCGTTTAATGATTATAGAACAGGAACAAAAAAGAAAGAATATAGGGCACGAAAACATGTTTGTGTTGCTTGCCCAATGCGCAGTAGTTGTCTAGGGAAAAGTGCCCAAGAAAAGAAGTTTAGTGTTACTTATTATAGAGCAGAATACGAACGTAATAATGCTAGGGTACACAGTCCACAGGGCAGATACATGAAAGGCAAACGGCAAAGTACAGTTGAACCCGTATTTGGTACTTTAACGCAGTTTATGGGCTTACGGAAAATAAATACGCTAGGCTTAAAACAAGCCAATAAGGTGATGCACCTATCAGCAATAGCCTATAATCTGAAGACCTGCCTGCCGGCAGGCAGGAGTACCTGA
- a CDS encoding transposase, translating to MKYKKWTLDQKLEILSISEEIGIIEACRKYGVSTGTFYSWKTKHESQGEAGLKVIYDTKSKEHKQAEEENRILRKLLSNKEIELEVQRELLKKKFGTSDPRKI from the coding sequence ATGAAATACAAGAAATGGACCTTAGATCAGAAGTTAGAAATTCTCTCTATTTCAGAAGAGATCGGCATCATAGAAGCCTGTCGTAAATACGGAGTTAGTACAGGTACTTTTTATAGTTGGAAGACGAAACATGAGAGTCAAGGAGAAGCAGGCTTAAAAGTCATCTATGATACTAAAAGTAAAGAACACAAGCAGGCAGAAGAAGAAAACCGAATACTACGTAAGCTTCTAAGCAATAAGGAAATTGAATTAGAAGTACAACGAGAACTTTTAAAAAAAAAGTTTGGAACGTCCGATCCAAGAAAGATTTAG
- a CDS encoding IS3 family transposase — protein sequence MNAVYSKHKISKTNIINMVGMVHSSYYRTPSFGKKGNTPSKLTYHKSRGWVNQDAVIASIKEILSHEFIDCGYRLMTSYLKKEAYLINHKKLYRIMKEQGMLKLENRINRSGSGRKFVKFRKVNTSRPMECLEMDIKMVWIPNVGKNAYLLSIIDVHTRRILKDYFSFSIKQDKVIAFLSELFAEYQYPDNVVIRSDNGSQFIANNVREYLGLIGVQQEFTHIATPEENAHIEAYHGILKKEIFKRVDYTCFGQIEQILKRYVTFYNNTRLHGLLGRITPMEKWNADKHLILMKKITA from the coding sequence GTGAATGCTGTTTATAGCAAGCATAAAATTAGTAAAACCAACATAATTAATATGGTAGGGATGGTTCATAGTAGCTATTACCGTACTCCCAGTTTTGGTAAAAAGGGTAATACTCCTAGTAAACTCACCTATCATAAATCTAGAGGTTGGGTTAATCAAGACGCTGTTATTGCTTCTATAAAAGAGATTTTAAGTCATGAATTTATAGATTGTGGTTACCGATTAATGACTTCTTACTTAAAAAAAGAAGCATACCTGATTAATCATAAAAAGCTCTACAGAATTATGAAAGAACAGGGAATGCTAAAACTAGAGAATCGGATAAACAGGAGTGGTTCTGGGCGTAAATTTGTAAAATTCAGAAAAGTAAATACCTCAAGACCAATGGAATGTTTAGAGATGGATATAAAGATGGTATGGATTCCTAATGTGGGTAAAAACGCTTATTTATTATCCATCATAGACGTACATACTCGTAGAATATTAAAAGACTATTTTTCTTTTTCTATTAAACAGGATAAGGTGATAGCGTTTTTATCAGAGTTGTTTGCAGAATACCAATACCCTGATAACGTTGTTATTAGAAGTGACAACGGTAGTCAGTTTATTGCAAATAATGTACGTGAATACCTTGGACTAATTGGGGTTCAGCAAGAATTTACACATATAGCCACACCAGAAGAAAATGCGCATATAGAAGCCTATCATGGAATACTAAAAAAAGAAATTTTTAAAAGAGTGGATTACACATGTTTTGGGCAAATTGAACAAATCTTAAAAAGGTATGTGACTTTTTACAACAATACTAGGTTACATGGGCTCTTAGGGCGTATTACACCAATGGAAAAATGGAACGCTGATAAACACCTAATTCTAATGAAAAAAATAACAGCTTAA
- a CDS encoding M949_RS01915 family surface polysaccharide biosynthesis protein, with translation MKRIFFLLLFLSTKTFSQSYLIEDIDGDNIKDSIYSSNESIIHKLSTKKFHPISIDLIENYGGSFHIIKTRNGFQYEINYRKAGVKAQFRYNLNSEKIELIGMSRYEFGNASNDGSGKSSINILTNDYIGNWKYYDLDKKKLMALPTIKTKMVLPKINLSEFNEEYLDVYSMKCSELYHKYKNEYLTVSKKDKDYNAYIKKVEQDINFEKVTLSEIPKFIKYDGKLKNVISWKDTNGKHYIITSETGIYTPKNSEDDGSNAEIFAYHYILKNNTHKKVWKVYDFIKECPVEIEAKFRKNTLHVTDLDNDGIKEVWLMYRKVCHGDVSPLEMKIIMYEGVQKYAMRGHNKVKISSDEYYGGEYKYDEKFITAPNSFKKFSQKLWNENILHEWGE, from the coding sequence ATGAAAAGAATATTTTTTTTATTACTGTTTTTAAGCACTAAAACATTTAGCCAGAGTTATTTAATTGAAGATATCGATGGAGATAATATAAAAGACTCTATTTATAGTTCAAATGAGTCAATTATACATAAATTATCTACAAAAAAATTCCACCCGATTTCTATTGACTTAATAGAAAATTATGGTGGTTCCTTTCACATTATAAAAACTAGAAATGGGTTTCAATATGAAATAAATTATAGAAAAGCAGGAGTTAAAGCTCAATTTAGATACAATTTAAATTCAGAAAAAATAGAACTTATAGGAATGAGTAGGTATGAGTTTGGAAACGCATCAAATGACGGAAGTGGTAAATCTAGCATTAATATACTAACTAATGACTATATCGGAAATTGGAAATACTATGATTTAGATAAAAAAAAATTGATGGCATTACCCACTATTAAAACTAAAATGGTGCTCCCAAAAATAAATTTAAGTGAATTTAACGAAGAGTACTTAGATGTCTATTCAATGAAATGTTCTGAATTATATCATAAATATAAGAATGAGTATTTAACAGTTTCAAAGAAAGACAAAGATTACAATGCTTATATCAAAAAAGTTGAACAGGACATAAATTTCGAAAAAGTTACTTTAAGTGAAATACCCAAATTCATTAAATATGATGGAAAACTAAAAAATGTAATATCTTGGAAAGACACTAATGGTAAACATTATATAATTACAAGCGAAACAGGAATATACACACCTAAAAATTCTGAAGATGATGGTTCTAATGCTGAAATATTTGCTTATCACTACATATTAAAAAACAATACTCATAAAAAAGTATGGAAAGTATATGATTTTATAAAAGAATGCCCTGTAGAGATTGAAGCTAAATTTAGAAAAAACACATTACACGTAACTGATTTAGATAATGACGGAATTAAAGAAGTATGGTTAATGTATAGAAAAGTATGTCACGGAGATGTTAGCCCTTTAGAAATGAAAATAATAATGTATGAAGGCGTTCAAAAATATGCTATGAGAGGACATAATAAAGTCAAAATTTCATCAGATGAATATTACGGAGGTGAATATAAATATGATGAGAAATTTATAACTGCTCCTAATTCATTTAAAAAATTTAGTCAAAAATTGTGGAATGAAAATATTTTACATGAATGGGGAGAATAA
- a CDS encoding VOC family protein — protein MEFDRTGIILYTLEYKNCVEFYENILGLKKIFEGKNLTCFKFGQAYLMVELDDEYDGQKTGTERTKMCLRMNVPNVKILSDRLTSNNIEVDYQEHSWGNIAKFRDPDGNLCAFKDSSKFEKQISDFK, from the coding sequence ATGGAATTTGACCGAACTGGAATAATATTATATACTCTTGAATACAAAAATTGTGTGGAGTTTTATGAAAATATTCTAGGTCTCAAAAAAATATTTGAGGGCAAAAATCTGACTTGTTTTAAATTCGGACAAGCATATTTAATGGTGGAGTTGGATGACGAATATGATGGACAAAAAACTGGAACGGAACGGACAAAAATGTGTTTGCGTATGAATGTTCCAAATGTAAAAATACTTTCGGATAGATTGACTTCGAATAATATAGAAGTGGACTATCAAGAACATTCTTGGGGTAACATTGCAAAATTCCGAGACCCTGACGGTAATTTATGTGCATTTAAAGACAGTTCTAAATTCGAAAAGCAAATCTCGGATTTTAAGTAA
- a CDS encoding ATP-binding protein, translating to MSRINIQGTIDNIRSKTNVYTPIIESIVNSIQSITKKNVENGKIEITLIREHTLDFENQIPPIKSISIRDNGSGFNKENRDSFDTFYSEHKKKIGGKGFGRFMFVKYFGDVNVESVFQNQEIKLKSRTFRFGRKYEIIVDETINDTIAVDTYSIINLNNLISTHSFDKNIETFSRKLLEKLLIFFINDSFNCPTIIVKEEGDNQSIILNDYISGRNEIQQIEEFDFVLKTKDGYSEQFKGKVFKIYFPGNQKSKISLTGHNREVTETNLHRYIPEFEDEFYDNNKGSKSKKNYIIKTYILGEYLDNNVSLEREAFDFDKEEGDSFYPFSQKDIETQAALETKQIFNEDISSRSDIKASKIRAYVKEHAPWHNSYVNDLDFSQMGYNLSNNEIEVALHKVKHKKEIETRSKFTELLENPENFEDNTLSEMVNQISEIGKSDLAHYVYNRKCILQAFKEMLKRNDEGKGHLEKEIHNIIYPMTRNSENTTYEEHNLWLLDERLVFSEYISSDEKISSNKKNNALDEPDLLIFDQKSSFRAGDNEFSNPLTIFEFKRPKRNDYAAKDDPILQIGRYLEKIRDGKYEMPDGLEPIKINDSTPIYGYVIADITPKIKEFARNGQLTESPDKEGFFGFHNGFKMYVEIISFKKLLKDATLRNKIFFKKLQLE from the coding sequence ATGAGTAGAATTAATATTCAAGGAACGATTGATAATATTAGAAGTAAAACAAATGTATATACTCCTATAATAGAATCTATTGTGAATTCTATTCAGTCAATTACAAAAAAAAACGTAGAAAATGGTAAAATTGAAATCACACTTATAAGAGAACATACTTTAGATTTTGAAAATCAAATTCCACCAATAAAATCAATATCAATCAGAGATAACGGAAGTGGTTTTAACAAAGAAAACAGAGATTCCTTCGATACTTTTTATAGCGAGCATAAGAAAAAAATTGGAGGAAAAGGATTTGGTCGCTTTATGTTTGTGAAATATTTTGGTGATGTTAACGTAGAAAGTGTTTTTCAAAATCAAGAAATCAAGTTAAAATCAAGAACATTCAGGTTTGGAAGGAAATATGAAATAATCGTTGATGAAACCATAAACGATACAATTGCAGTAGATACTTATTCTATAATTAATTTGAATAACCTTATTTCTACTCATTCATTCGATAAGAATATAGAAACGTTCTCTCGTAAACTTTTAGAAAAATTATTAATATTCTTTATAAACGATTCTTTCAACTGTCCAACTATTATAGTGAAGGAAGAAGGTGATAACCAGTCTATAATTTTAAACGATTACATCTCAGGCAGAAACGAAATACAACAAATTGAAGAATTTGATTTCGTCCTAAAAACTAAAGATGGGTATTCTGAACAATTTAAAGGAAAAGTATTTAAAATCTATTTTCCAGGAAATCAAAAAAGTAAAATTAGTTTGACAGGTCACAATCGAGAAGTTACCGAAACCAATCTACATAGATACATTCCTGAATTTGAAGATGAATTTTATGACAACAATAAAGGTTCAAAAAGTAAAAAAAACTATATAATTAAAACCTATATTTTAGGTGAGTATCTAGATAATAACGTATCCTTAGAAAGAGAAGCTTTTGATTTTGATAAAGAAGAAGGTGATAGCTTTTATCCATTTTCGCAAAAAGATATTGAAACGCAAGCTGCTTTAGAAACAAAACAAATTTTCAACGAAGATATTTCATCTCGGTCTGATATTAAGGCTTCCAAAATTAGGGCTTATGTTAAAGAACATGCCCCTTGGCATAATTCATATGTGAACGATTTAGATTTCTCTCAAATGGGCTACAATTTATCTAATAACGAAATAGAAGTTGCCTTACATAAAGTAAAGCATAAAAAGGAAATTGAAACACGAAGTAAATTTACAGAGCTTTTAGAAAATCCAGAAAATTTTGAAGATAATACCTTAAGTGAAATGGTTAATCAAATTTCTGAAATTGGGAAAAGTGATTTAGCTCATTATGTCTACAACAGAAAATGTATTTTACAAGCTTTTAAAGAAATGCTTAAAAGAAACGATGAAGGCAAAGGGCATTTAGAAAAAGAAATTCATAATATTATTTATCCAATGACAAGAAATTCTGAAAACACAACTTATGAAGAGCATAATTTGTGGTTATTAGATGAGAGACTTGTTTTTTCTGAATATATTTCTTCAGATGAAAAAATATCTTCAAACAAAAAAAACAATGCTCTTGACGAGCCCGACTTGTTAATTTTTGACCAAAAATCATCTTTTAGAGCTGGTGATAATGAATTCAGCAACCCGTTAACCATATTTGAGTTTAAACGGCCTAAAAGAAACGATTACGCAGCCAAAGATGACCCAATTTTACAAATTGGAAGATACTTAGAAAAAATACGTGATGGTAAATATGAAATGCCTGATGGTTTAGAACCAATAAAAATTAATGACTCCACTCCCATTTACGGTTATGTAATTGCAGATATAACTCCTAAAATAAAAGAGTTTGCACGTAATGGTCAATTGACCGAAAGTCCAGACAAAGAAGGTTTTTTTGGATTTCATAATGGATTCAAGATGTACGTAGAAATTATTAGTTTTAAAAAATTATTGAAAGACGCTACATTAAGAAATAAAATATTTTTCAAGAAATTACAATTGGAATAA
- a CDS encoding leucine-rich repeat domain-containing protein — protein MTKTLLLLFLSFFLNGYSQTLKEYQSLEKALNSNEKVFKLNLDDKGIDNVPKSLKKLKNLKDLSINSNNLIELPKWIGGFKELEKLYFYRNELKYIPKNIQKLSNLEDICFDSNQINSLPVEFGNLKSLKKLQGRSNKFTSIPNCIKNLTHLEEISFAQNQLTSIPTWIGDLQELKRLWLEYNQIKELPNTIGKLINLNNISLRTNLLESFPSSIRTLKKIKILNLGENKITVLPQWIGELNTLEKLFLWENDLKEIPKEIIKLDKLIELHLGDNNIVSLPNEIGELKNLKLLRLSNNKIDSLPFSISKISTLNELYLNDNNIKSLTTSIGNLINLRVLWLRNNKISSLPNAIGQLENLQELHLDQNQLEIIPKEIGELKFLTKLDLSENKLKKLPKEISNLKNLKQLFISGNNFDKSEIEALKKTMPNTRIYL, from the coding sequence ATGACAAAAACATTACTTCTACTTTTCTTATCCTTTTTTCTAAATGGGTATTCACAGACATTAAAAGAATATCAATCATTAGAAAAAGCTTTAAACTCTAATGAAAAAGTATTTAAGCTTAATTTAGATGATAAGGGTATAGATAATGTCCCAAAGAGTCTCAAAAAATTAAAGAATTTAAAAGACTTGAGCATCAATAGTAATAACTTAATTGAATTGCCTAAATGGATTGGAGGTTTTAAAGAATTGGAAAAATTATACTTTTATAGAAATGAATTAAAATATATCCCTAAAAACATACAAAAACTTTCAAATCTAGAAGACATTTGTTTTGATTCTAACCAAATCAATTCATTGCCAGTTGAATTTGGTAATCTAAAAAGTCTTAAAAAACTTCAAGGTAGAAGTAATAAATTTACTTCAATTCCTAATTGTATTAAAAACTTAACTCATTTAGAGGAAATTTCTTTTGCACAGAATCAACTAACATCAATTCCTACTTGGATTGGTGATTTGCAAGAATTAAAACGTCTTTGGTTAGAATATAACCAAATTAAGGAATTACCAAATACTATAGGAAAATTAATAAATTTAAATAACATAAGTTTAAGAACAAACCTACTTGAATCTTTTCCAAGCTCAATAAGAACTTTAAAAAAAATAAAAATATTGAACCTCGGAGAGAATAAAATTACAGTTTTACCACAATGGATTGGTGAATTAAATACTTTGGAAAAACTTTTTTTATGGGAAAACGATTTAAAAGAAATCCCTAAAGAAATAATTAAATTAGATAAACTTATTGAATTACATTTAGGCGACAATAACATTGTTTCTCTTCCCAATGAAATAGGTGAATTAAAAAATCTTAAACTCTTAAGATTAAGTAATAATAAAATAGATTCTCTTCCTTTTAGTATTAGCAAAATCTCTACACTAAATGAATTGTACTTAAATGACAATAACATAAAATCACTAACTACAAGTATAGGTAATTTAATAAATCTTAGGGTTTTGTGGTTACGAAATAACAAAATTAGTTCTCTACCTAACGCAATTGGACAATTAGAAAATTTACAAGAGCTGCATTTAGATCAAAATCAACTTGAGATTATACCTAAAGAAATAGGGGAATTAAAGTTTTTAACTAAGCTTGATCTATCAGAAAATAAACTTAAAAAGTTGCCCAAAGAAATTTCAAATTTGAAAAACCTAAAACAATTATTTATTTCTGGAAATAATTTTGATAAATCTGAAATTGAAGCTTTAAAAAAAACTATGCCAAATACAAGAATTTATTTATAA
- a CDS encoding peptidoglycan DD-metalloendopeptidase family protein, with protein sequence MSDKNISGKFEEFFNLSDYNGIFELFSDDMKNALPKEQANQFFVGLKTQAGKINTRDFTKYVRGSFASYKTTFENGVFAVNISTDNQLKIIGLYIEPFKEDNLPKIERNSTKLILPFKDKWSVTWGGDTAELNYHVESKAQKNAFDFVITDKNGKSYKTDGNTNEDYYAFGKELIAPCDGEIVLVVDGVDDNVPGELNPIYVPGNTVILKTANNEYLFFAHFKQNSIKVKKGQKIKQGETLGLCGNSGNSSEPHLHFHIQNVKDMNVATGVKCYFDQIMIDGKMKMDYSPIKGEKIQSGK encoded by the coding sequence ATGAGTGACAAGAATATTTCTGGAAAGTTTGAAGAATTTTTCAACTTAAGCGATTATAATGGAATATTTGAATTGTTTTCTGACGATATGAAAAATGCACTTCCGAAAGAACAAGCAAACCAATTTTTTGTTGGATTAAAAACGCAAGCTGGAAAAATAAATACTCGTGATTTTACCAAATACGTGAGAGGCAGTTTTGCTTCATACAAAACCACTTTCGAGAATGGAGTTTTTGCTGTCAATATATCAACAGACAATCAATTAAAAATAATCGGACTTTATATTGAGCCTTTTAAAGAAGATAATTTACCTAAAATAGAGCGGAACTCGACCAAATTGATTCTTCCGTTCAAAGACAAATGGTCAGTAACTTGGGGCGGAGACACAGCAGAATTAAATTATCACGTTGAAAGTAAGGCTCAAAAAAACGCATTTGACTTCGTAATAACAGACAAAAATGGAAAGTCCTATAAAACTGATGGAAATACCAATGAAGATTATTACGCATTTGGAAAAGAATTAATTGCACCTTGTGATGGCGAAATTGTTTTAGTTGTAGATGGTGTTGATGATAATGTTCCAGGAGAATTAAATCCAATTTATGTGCCTGGAAATACAGTAATCCTAAAAACAGCTAATAACGAATATTTATTTTTTGCACACTTCAAACAGAATTCTATCAAAGTCAAAAAAGGTCAAAAAATAAAACAAGGAGAAACTTTAGGGCTTTGCGGTAATTCTGGAAATTCGTCCGAACCACATTTACATTTTCATATTCAGAATGTAAAAGATATGAATGTAGCGACTGGAGTAAAATGTTATTTCGACCAAATAATGATTGACGGAAAAATGAAAATGGATTACTCACCGATTAAAGGAGAGAAAATACAAAGCGGAAAATAA